The Epinephelus lanceolatus isolate andai-2023 chromosome 12, ASM4190304v1, whole genome shotgun sequence genome segment CTGGAGTAGTACTCTGCTGCAGGGACATAGTAGGGCCCATAAGGGCCGCCGTTAGTCCCGGGCCGTGGGGGCCCTGAGGGAGCCGTGGCCCCTGGCGTGCTGCGGATGTGGTGGGGAAGGAAGGACCTGGACTCCATGGCCCCGCCCATCGCCTCGCCCACGTGACAGGCCTGCTCTACCCCCTCCTCCAGTGCTGTGAACGGAGAGAACTTCTGGAACTCTGAAGTCACCACAGCAACCGCTCCATCAGCCGGTTTGGACGCCACGGCGACACAGGACGGAGGAACGATGCTGAGAGCCAGACCAGCTCCAGTCCTGATGGGTAGAACCCGCCCAGAACCGTCCATCCACAGGACAAAGTCTGGAGACAAAAGAGAGTCCAAGTATACACCTGaaactgtgagggtcataaggacagagggatgtcgtatgctgtaaagccctgtgaggcaaattgtgatttgtgatattgggctttataaataaaattgattgattgaaactgaaactctgtgtgtgtgtgtactactgtgtgtgtgtgtgtactgtgtgtgtgtatgtgtgtgtgtactgtgtgtgtgtgtactgtgtgtgtgtgtactactgtgtgtgtgtgtgtgtgtgtgtgtgtgtgtgtgtacgtgtgtgtattactgtgtgtgtgtggtagtaCAACTGTGTGTACTACTGTGTGCAGTATTCAGTGTGCAGTACCTGTGTAGTATCCTGGAGCGAGCACTTCATCCTGTTTGTAGTTCTGTTCTCCGACCAGCTGTCTCAGAGCCTCAGCTACCAGACCTTTATAACTGACAGAGACAAAGGAATCAGGACCAGTTCATCCAGTAACAGGAGCCAGTTAGAACCAGTCTGAGGTGATCAGGTGTCTGTTACCTGTACTTGTGTACAGGTGTGTATGTTACCTGTACTTGCGGTTGACCTCATCAGCGGTCAGGGCATGGTCAAACATCAGGACCTTGTGGGCGTCCTGCAGGCGTGGTCCAGTGTACTCACGGTACTCCAGCTCCACCGCAGCGTCCAGCAGAGAGAGGTACCGCCGGACGATGAGAGCGTACGGActgtctgtacacacacaaacagcacacagGTACCAATACTTGAAACACCTGCGGTAACAGTAACTTGTACTCTGAAGTCCTGCTGACAGGATCGACCCTGAAAGACCTCTCAGGAATCACAACCCACAGCTAGACTGGGAACTTTACTGATTGTGTCGAGCTATAATGGCTGTACTGGTTGTGTTGTGGTACTGACTGGTGACGTTGCTGATGAAGGCGGAGGAGAAGACTCGGTGCAGCACCAGGCCGGGGAAATGTCCCAGCTGGAACAGAGACATGAGGATGTTGACGGTGGCGAGTGGCGAGCTGAGCGCCTTcagctccaccacctcctccagccGAGAGAAGAACTGCTGCTCGTTGGATGGACGGTAACTCATCCTGCTGAACGGGAACACCAGCTTCTGGATCACCTGAGAAACCACAGACAAACGCATCTGCACAGTCACAGGTACACAAGGCACACAGGTACTGAGGTCATGTGACCACTAGTCCAGTCCTCACCTTACTGTCCAGATACTCGGCCTTCTTCACCAGGAAGTCTGCGATGGTGTCGAGCAGTCGTGTCTCTCTCAGCCGATGGCGAGCGATGTATTTGGCAATCAAAGCCATCGTGTACGGAGTGATGCTGTCTACCTTCTTTGGCAACTCCTCTGTTTCAGAGCAACATGTCACATGATCAACACAGCGTTTCCATGGAGCAGTCCTCTATGGCTGGGTTCAGGTTTGAGGGTAGGTTGGATAGTATTGACAGTTTGTACCCAGTGTGTACCCAGTGTGTACCCTGTGTGTACCCAGTGTGTACTTGATGTGTACCCAGTGTGTACCCTGTGTGTACCCAGTGTGTACTTGATGTGTACCCAGTGTGTACCCAGTGTGTACCCTGTGTGTACCCAGTGTGTACCCAGTGTGTACTTGATGTGTACCCAGTGTGTACCCTGTGTGTACCCTGTGTGTACCCTGTGTGTACCCAGTGTGTACCCAGTGTGTACTTGATGTGTACCCAGTGTGTACCCAGTGTGTACTTGATGTGTACCCTGTGTGTACCCTGTGTGTACCCTGTGTGTACCCAGTGTGTACCCAGTGTGTACTTGATGTGTACCCAGTGTGTACCCTGTGTGTACCCTGTGTGTACCCAGTGTGTACCCAGTGTGTACTTGATGTGTACCCAGTGTGGACCCTGTGTGTACCCTGTGTGTACCCAGTGTGTACCCAGTGTGTACTTGATGTGTACCCAGTGTGCACTTGATGTGTACCCAGTGTGTACCCAGTGTGTACCCAGTGTGTACCCTGTGTGTACCCAGTGTGCACTTGATGTGTACCCAGTGTGTACTTGATGTGTACCCAGTTTGTACCCTGTGTGTACCCTGTGTGTACCCAGTGTGTACCCTGTGTGTACCCTGTGTGTACCCAGTGTGTACCCAGTGTGTACCCAGTTTGTACCCTGTGTGTACCCTGTGTGTACCCAGTTTGTACCCTGTGTGTACCCTGTGTGTACCCAGTGTGTACCCAGTGTGTACTTGATGTGCACCCAGTGTGTACTTGATGTGTACCCTTTGTGTAGCCAGTGTGTACCCTGTGTGTACTTGATGTGTACCCAGTGTGTACGTGATGTGTATCCTGTGTGTAGCCAGTGTGTACCCTGTGTGTACTTGATGTGTACCCAGTGTGTACTTGATGTGTACCCTGTGTGCAGTCATTGGTGAACCCCTTCCGAAGCTCACCTGCCAGGCTGCTGATGAACCTCTCCTGTCGGTTCTGGTAGAACAGGTGAGAGCTGAAGATTAACTCCAGACTTTTGTTACTCGCCTCACGAACACACGCTGCCAGCATTTCATCTAAAAGTGCCATCTCCTGGTCACGAACACCGCTGACACTCGCCAGAGTGTGTTTGACCAGACGCAAGATCTTCCTGAAAGTCGGAGGAAGACAAAAAGACGTCATGAATACTCAGATCAAAATCATTTTAGATGCTGTCACGTGAAAAACAGGATGTACGACCTGTTGGCAAGCAGTTGTTCAGGGTTTGGAgacgtgttgttgttgttagctgtAGTGGCGTTGGCGCCCCCTGTAGCAGCGGTGGGTTCCTGTGGCTGCAGCGAGCGCCACTTGAGTCTGTAGTAGGAGAGCAGCAGGAAGAGCGTCTGCGGGTGGCGCTCTCTCTCCAGGTTCTTCTCCAGGCCAGCCAGGCAGGCCTCAGTCAGCGGGTGCTGGCTGCCCGGGTGGAGCTTCATACTGGAGCTGAACACCATGGACACATCCTTCTGGTTAAATTGGTTCAGTCTGGACTGAGACTCCGCCTCCAAAACCTGGACCACCTGAGAGTCACTGGGAAGACCTGAAGAgaccacaaacacaaagatCCAGACATCACAAATCCTCCAGGTCTGATGCTACGCAGCCATTTCCTGTCTGGGTTTGTGTTGGTGCGCACCTTTGTCACTACTACTCACCTGAGaacctcctcctgtgtctctGCTGCCTGTCACTTTCATGGATATGCTAACTGTTACATAATGATGTCACACGTAAGCAAATTAGTTCATGATGTCATCTAGCACGTTTCCCAGCAGGCCACTGAAACACCTGTGGAGCCTCACTTGAGAGGAGCTCCTCCTGTTAAACCTCTGCCACTATCATTGGGACTCACCGAGTGCCGCCACGGCGTACAGACAGTTGACGATGCTGAAGTTGTCAAACTTGGCGCAGTCATTGACGATGGCGTTACAAAGCGTCTGGAAGTCCTGATGCTCCAGGATCTGACGTCTGTCACCTGCCTctgcccctccccctcctcctgaaGCCTCAGTGTCATGGTCATCCCCTCCGCCTCGAGGCGGCGGCGTGGCCTGTAGCAGCTGTCCAATCTTCTGCAGGGCAACGGGGTAGTGGTTATGGGAGATCTTGGCAGGGTTCTGGGTGACCCAGCGCAGCACCTCATCAGGATGCCGCGAGCGTTCGATCAGACGCTTCATGGTGAAGAACGTGTCATAGCTCATCTTTTCGTGGATGAAGTTCCACGTCTTCTTCTTGTTGCCGGCGGTGGCGGCAACCCCTCCAGCCGGAGCCCCCCCTCCGTATGTGTGGAAGTGGGCGTGGTGCTG includes the following:
- the fastk gene encoding fas-activated serine/threonine kinase, coding for MLCLSTAWHLLSRAHRLPPCPPLPVAQSVDMYATRLYSTAGGGGGGGGGGGGGGVKQGRRAGLSMLDAPHPHLPHHPAPPPPAYPLYQGRPDAHRGTHFHHHYHPHPQPAHLAPPPLPPHYQHHAHFHTYGGGAPAGGVAATAGNKKKTWNFIHEKMSYDTFFTMKRLIERSRHPDEVLRWVTQNPAKISHNHYPVALQKIGQLLQATPPPRGGGDDHDTEASGGGGGAEAGDRRQILEHQDFQTLCNAIVNDCAKFDNFSIVNCLYAVAALGLPSDSQVVQVLEAESQSRLNQFNQKDVSMVFSSSMKLHPGSQHPLTEACLAGLEKNLERERHPQTLFLLLSYYRLKWRSLQPQEPTAATGGANATTANNNNTSPNPEQLLANRKILRLVKHTLASVSGVRDQEMALLDEMLAACVREASNKSLELIFSSHLFYQNRQERFISSLAEELPKKVDSITPYTMALIAKYIARHRLRETRLLDTIADFLVKKAEYLDSKVIQKLVFPFSRMSYRPSNEQQFFSRLEEVVELKALSSPLATVNILMSLFQLGHFPGLVLHRVFSSAFISNVTNSPYALIVRRYLSLLDAAVELEYREYTGPRLQDAHKVLMFDHALTADEVNRKYSYKGLVAEALRQLVGEQNYKQDEVLAPGYYTDFVLWMDGSGRVLPIRTGAGLALSIVPPSCVAVASKPADGAVAVVTSEFQKFSPFTALEEGVEQACHVGEAMGGAMESRSFLPHHIRSTPGATAPSGPPRPGTNGGPYGPYYVPAAEYYSSLAKEHSLESQNSSTLSSPPSDGLAPPGAQGPTGAAAPDSLFQFSIGKILEDEGGTLGGPGTDCELPGFYEDVTYSEGSGTDRGPPSLQLHPPDRPDGDNPPTEQRQIRRVIMSVNDKWHYCHNSEVLVGSRAMRDRHLRLLGYIILQLPYHELEKLNGIEEVKQYLHKKLLDVPL